The genomic window TGGGGCTACAACTCTGAGGTTAGGTGATGTCAGTCTGTCCCAGACAGCAATTGCCGTTTGAGCCTTGAATTTCACCGCATTCTATGCGTGGAAGTTAGTCAATTAATTAAGTTCGGTTTAGAAGTACAAAAAATGTATTTTGATGATGAGCTTTTTAACCCTGAAAACATAGAACATTGGTTGTTGTTAATTCTCTATTTGGCATTGACAATCTACGGTTTGTGGTTAGCCTGGAAGCAACCAGAATCAAACAGAGAGAAACCTAGCCATAGATACAACCGAAAAACGGGACAAGTAGAACGGAATGAAGATTGAATGCTTAATTGGTATCAGTGGCGCGACGTTGGTAGTTTATCGAGTTAATGAGTGTTTTAGTTATGCGATCGCCTTCTGGGACGGATGGGTTTGTCAACCTCAAGAAATATACTACACGGCAAAGGAAGCTCGTGATGTAGGAGTAAGCCAGATTGAATTGGTCATCGGCTATCGATAAATTTCTGAATAACGGATTTAACCGCTAATTTTTTAGTTTAGTGGTATTCTTGTATTTAATAAAAATGTATTACAGTTAATTTTATTGTGAGTATTATTTGTCCTACCAAGGTTGACGAGGTATATCGCGCCAGGACTTCCAAACATTATTCAATTCCTCTTTATAGTTGCAATGTAGCTGCTGGTTTTCCTTCTCCAGCCGATGAGTTTTTAGAGGGTAAACTAGACCTCAACCAACATCTAATTCCCCATCCTCTGGCTACTTATTTTGTCAGGGTATCTGGAGAATCGATGCTCGGTGCTGGTATTCATCCAGGGGATTTGTTAATTGTCGATCGCTCTATCGAACCAAAAGAAAATAAAGTAGTAATTGCTGTTGTCAATGGCGAGTTGTTAGTTAAAAGGCTTAAATACTGTGGCAAACAACCTTATCTAATTGCCGAACATCCCGACTATCCAGAATTAGCTATAACCGAAGCGATGGAGTTTCAAATCTGGGGTGTAGTTACCAATGTCATTCATGCGTTGTAGTTGTGAAAGGTATCTTTAAACCTAGCAGTAAGCAGATTGCTCTGATTGACTGCAATAACTTCTATGTTTCCTGTGAGAGAGTTTTTAATCCCAAATTAGAAGGTAAACCAGTAATCGTTCTTTCTAATAATGACGGATGTGCAGTGGCGCGATCGCAAGAGGCTAAAGACTTGGGTATTGCTATGGGTGTTCCCGTGTTTAAAATTAAGTCCAAGATTGCCAAACACGGAATTGAAGTTTTTTCTTCCAACTACGTGCTGTACGGCGATATGTCTGCGCGAGTTATGTCGATTCTGTCTCACTTTAGTCCTGAAGTTGAGATTTACAGTATTGATGAGGCTTTTATCGATTTATCCTGGCTAGAAGGAGATGAAATGAAAAAGTACGCGATCGCCATTAGAAGTACGGTGATGATGTGGACGGGAATACCAATATCTATCGGTATCGCTCCTACTAAAACTCTGGCTAAGATTGCCAATCGAGTTGCTAAGAAAAACCTTCAACATCAGGGGGTTTTTTTATATCCTCAAAGCGAAGCAGAACGGAAGGTTATTTTGAGTGCAATCGCAGTAGAAGATATTTGGGGTATCGGCAGACAGTACAGTAAATGGTTAAGGAGTGAAATTATTAACAATGCTTTGGAACTAAGAAATGCTCCAGAATGGCTGATTCAATCGAAAATGGGCATAGTTGGAGTTCGCTTGCATAGAGAATTAAACTGTATATTCTGTCTGAATCTGGAACTTCAACCTAAGCCTAAAAAGGCTACCTGTGTCTCAAGGTCCTTCCGTCGTCCAGTAACCACTTTAGCAGAGATGAAAGAGGCGATCGCTACTCATACCACTCGTGCGGCAGAGAAGCTCAGACAGCAGCAGCAGAACGCCACCAAAATTACAGTTTTTATTCATACCAGCAGGTTTAAGGAAAACTATTATTCCAACTCGGTTACTCTTCCTTTGCCCTTAGCCAGTAACCGCACTCCCGAATTAATTTATGTCGCTTTAAGAGGTTTGGAAGCTATATACAAAGATGGCTATGAGTATAAAAAAGCAGGTGTAATCATGCAAAGATTGCAGCCTGAAAACATTCAACAGGGTAATGTATTTTTACAAGTCTACGATCCTCAGAAGCAGGAAATATTGATGGAAACTATCGATCGCCTCAATGCAACTATAGGTAAGAATACCGTTTCCTTTGCCGTATCGGGAATTAAGAAACCTTGGGCAACTAAAAGGGATAGCGTAAGTCCGAGATACACTACCTGTTGGACTGAGTTACCTATAGTCAAGGCATCTCTACCAAGCTATCTTGAAAAACTGAAACTACTATATTCTTAGAATGAGAAGCTATCAATTCGATGTTTCAATTCGGTATTTATTTTGTTGAGAATATCAAAGCAAGTTAACATTCCCACTAGTGAGATCGATCTTAAAGCCGTTCGTTCGACTGGAGCGGGTGGACAAAATGTAAACAAAGTAGCTACCGCCATACATCTGCGTTTTGATATTCGAGCTTCTTCACTTCCCGAGCGCTACAAATACAAATTGCTGAACCTAAGTGATTCAAGAATAACGACCGATGGCGTTGTTGTTATTAAAGCCCAACAGTTCCGTACTCAACAGCAGAATAGAGAGGATGCTTTAAAGCGACTTAAGGATTTAATCAAAAGCGTATCAACTCCCAAGAAGAAGCGACTTGCAACTAAACCAACTAAAGGAGCAAGAAAAAGACGGTTAGATAACAAAGCCAAACGAGGTCAATTAAAGTCATTGAGGAAGAAGGTTGATTATGATTAGGTGAGTCTAAGAAAATTATGTATGAAAATCCCCGACTGCGTAGCGTAGCCATGCCGAAGGCTTATCGCTGTCTTCTCTACGCCCACAATTCCTATCTAATCTTTGCGGTTCATCCCAAAGGTGTAACTACTAAAACCTGTATGGACTTCAGACCAGACCCTAAAGCAGAGATACAAGAACAGTGGTCGCCTGAAGGATATAGCTGGTACAACAATGAACTAATTCCCAATCGTCCCTCTAGCTACACTCAGGCAGAACAGCTAGAGATACTTGATACGCATCCTGTATTTACTGGTGTCTGTCCTCAATGCAAATATAGGTTCACTGAAAGATTAGTTCACTACGATTGCCCCAATTGCGGTTGGGTAGATGATTCTGTTTGACTTTGGGAAGACTAAGAGAAACATTCTCTCTCAGTCGATGAAAGCTAAAGCAAAGCTATTTCTTTTCTATCTCCGTTATCGCAAACCTTTAATTCTTATTAGCGGTGCGATCGCTCTAATTTCTACTAGCTCTTACTTCTGGCTGGAATATAAATCTAGATCTATCAAGTACAATCCCTGGCAAGTAGTTGAGGTTAAGTCTGGCGATCGCTTTACTGTAGTTCGTGATAATGAAACTCAAACAGTTCAATTGTGTGGCATAACGGCAGCAGGAGAGGAAGCTAGAGATTATCTGCGATCGCTCGTTAATAAAAGTGATGGTACGGTTCAGCTTAAGAAAAGAAAGGAAACTTATGAAGCGTGGATGTTATTAAAGCCAGATTTTGAGTCACAGATTCATCTCAATACTTGGATGGTTGAAAAAGGTATGGCTAGACATGATGAACAAAATTCTAGTCACTGTCTTAGCAATGAAGCACTAGGATGGGCGGAAGCAGTAGCTAAAGAAGATAAATTAGGTATTTGGAAATAATAAGTTGTGGCGATCGCCTGAGTGAAAACTGTTGATGGTAGTTGGTAATGATGTACAGTAAAAGCATTAACTAGATAGACGTTTATTAGTTATGTTTCGGCTCATACACTTAATAGCTCTAGCTGTGGGAGTTTTAGCTTTCGTGGGAAACATACTATTTGGTCTTTACATCACAGTTTTAAAACTTACTTCCAATCGGCTCGTACCACTTCTGATCTCGCTCGCATTATTGTCAGTCTGGATTGTAATCAGTTATGTTGCCTATTTTCTAGTAGGCATTTCAGGATTT from Myxosarcina sp. GI1 includes these protein-coding regions:
- a CDS encoding LexA family transcriptional regulator — its product is MSIICPTKVDEVYRARTSKHYSIPLYSCNVAAGFPSPADEFLEGKLDLNQHLIPHPLATYFVRVSGESMLGAGIHPGDLLIVDRSIEPKENKVVIAVVNGELLVKRLKYCGKQPYLIAEHPDYPELAITEAMEFQIWGVVTNVIHAL
- a CDS encoding Y-family DNA polymerase, producing MKGIFKPSSKQIALIDCNNFYVSCERVFNPKLEGKPVIVLSNNDGCAVARSQEAKDLGIAMGVPVFKIKSKIAKHGIEVFSSNYVLYGDMSARVMSILSHFSPEVEIYSIDEAFIDLSWLEGDEMKKYAIAIRSTVMMWTGIPISIGIAPTKTLAKIANRVAKKNLQHQGVFLYPQSEAERKVILSAIAVEDIWGIGRQYSKWLRSEIINNALELRNAPEWLIQSKMGIVGVRLHRELNCIFCLNLELQPKPKKATCVSRSFRRPVTTLAEMKEAIATHTTRAAEKLRQQQQNATKITVFIHTSRFKENYYSNSVTLPLPLASNRTPELIYVALRGLEAIYKDGYEYKKAGVIMQRLQPENIQQGNVFLQVYDPQKQEILMETIDRLNATIGKNTVSFAVSGIKKPWATKRDSVSPRYTTCWTELPIVKASLPSYLEKLKLLYS
- a CDS encoding thermonuclease family protein, encoding MILFDFGKTKRNILSQSMKAKAKLFLFYLRYRKPLILISGAIALISTSSYFWLEYKSRSIKYNPWQVVEVKSGDRFTVVRDNETQTVQLCGITAAGEEARDYLRSLVNKSDGTVQLKKRKETYEAWMLLKPDFESQIHLNTWMVEKGMARHDEQNSSHCLSNEALGWAEAVAKEDKLGIWK
- the arfB gene encoding alternative ribosome rescue aminoacyl-tRNA hydrolase ArfB, whose product is MLRISKQVNIPTSEIDLKAVRSTGAGGQNVNKVATAIHLRFDIRASSLPERYKYKLLNLSDSRITTDGVVVIKAQQFRTQQQNREDALKRLKDLIKSVSTPKKKRLATKPTKGARKRRLDNKAKRGQLKSLRKKVDYD